A single region of the Leptolyngbya subtilissima AS-A7 genome encodes:
- a CDS encoding response regulator — MLASARLLSLGIGSIYYFGYAPPMKILLVEDDPSTRELLVFHLTAARYTVEQAADGIIAQELAALWSYDLILLDINIPRLDGLSLCRHLRDQEVSTPILMLTAQADDADVITGLDAGADDYVTKPFEVSQVLARIRALLRRGARATTISSLVWGHLCLNPTLAQVTYGGQVVPLTPKEYSLLELFLRHPQRVFSRSAILDHLWTIDDSPTEGAVTNLVKDLRNRLKRSGVVESVIQTVYGLGYRLRDLPPSLVLGTANNGFHEPSGGAQAETQEPVLVTALKGKTLEAIAARFQASIQQRLAVVEAAVRSLQAGNLPPQQRAIAQEEAHRLAGGLGTFGYEEGSTYARQIEQLLGDCPLQTTEIDQLSRHLLDLKQTLALTPKPLSAEIGQADHLGVILSVELELINQLQDDAVSYGWHLDRATDLGELLQTLAQGRAEAVVLTLDQSAPLAEKLAPLREVKQRFPQLPVLVLTCRDSLEERVQVARLQGDRYLVAPATPSQIFDTLSHLLPETQAPEARVMVVDNDPVTRGAITELLTPWGLQVTELGDSSQFWEMLRQVQPDLLLLALEMPTFSGIDLCQVVRQDSRFGNLPILTVAAHPDTVTVRQVFEMGADDLIGKPIVGPELVTRVLSRIERSRLRQQIEQMRHRQALYWNQQETTDPLTQVANGLHFDAFLQQQWERHCQDQAPISLILCSPDSLHTYYQIYGQQAGDAALRRIARTLHCTINPNIDLVARCGDDEFAIVLPNTNLDGALRVVARMQQAITDLKIPQPTSDEGNYITLSLGIGGTTPTGSLSIDLLLKTADQALKDAKGRGGNTFCLYPMC, encoded by the coding sequence ATGCTGGCCTCAGCCCGGCTACTGTCTCTCGGCATCGGCAGCATCTACTATTTTGGCTATGCCCCACCGATGAAAATTTTGCTCGTTGAGGATGACCCCTCTACCCGAGAACTGTTGGTTTTTCACTTGACTGCGGCGCGCTACACCGTGGAGCAGGCGGCTGACGGCATCATTGCTCAAGAGCTAGCGGCCCTGTGGAGTTACGACCTAATTTTGCTAGACATCAATATTCCCCGGCTGGATGGCCTGAGCCTATGCCGTCACCTGCGGGATCAGGAAGTGTCTACTCCGATCTTAATGCTGACAGCCCAGGCCGACGATGCGGATGTGATTACCGGGCTGGACGCTGGGGCCGATGACTACGTAACTAAGCCCTTCGAGGTATCTCAGGTGCTAGCCCGCATTCGCGCTCTGCTGCGGCGGGGGGCGCGGGCGACAACCATTTCATCGCTGGTGTGGGGGCATCTGTGCCTTAACCCAACCCTGGCTCAGGTCACCTACGGCGGCCAAGTCGTTCCCCTAACGCCGAAGGAATACAGCCTGCTGGAGCTGTTTTTGCGCCATCCCCAACGGGTGTTCAGCCGCAGTGCCATTCTCGACCACCTGTGGACTATTGACGATTCGCCCACCGAAGGGGCCGTGACCAACTTGGTGAAGGATCTGCGCAACCGCCTCAAGCGCAGCGGCGTGGTCGAAAGCGTGATTCAGACGGTGTACGGGCTAGGCTATCGCCTCCGCGATTTGCCGCCGAGTTTGGTTCTAGGAACAGCCAATAATGGTTTCCATGAGCCTAGCGGCGGTGCTCAGGCAGAAACTCAAGAGCCCGTACTGGTTACCGCGCTCAAGGGCAAGACTTTAGAGGCGATCGCAGCTCGGTTTCAGGCGTCGATTCAGCAGCGGTTGGCGGTGGTAGAAGCAGCGGTGCGATCGCTTCAAGCGGGCAACTTGCCCCCTCAGCAGCGGGCCATTGCCCAGGAGGAGGCCCATCGGCTGGCCGGTGGGCTGGGTACCTTTGGCTATGAGGAAGGCTCGACCTACGCCCGCCAGATCGAGCAGTTGCTGGGCGATTGCCCCCTGCAAACCACAGAAATTGACCAGCTTTCTCGCCACCTGCTCGACCTCAAGCAGACCTTGGCCTTAACTCCTAAACCGCTATCAGCTGAGATTGGCCAGGCTGACCACCTTGGGGTGATTCTGTCGGTGGAGCTCGAATTGATCAACCAATTACAGGACGATGCTGTCAGCTACGGTTGGCACCTCGATCGGGCCACCGACCTAGGCGAGCTTTTGCAGACCTTGGCCCAGGGCCGAGCGGAGGCGGTGGTGCTCACCCTCGACCAGAGCGCTCCTCTAGCCGAAAAATTAGCGCCCCTGCGGGAGGTTAAGCAGCGGTTTCCACAGCTGCCAGTGCTGGTCTTGACCTGCCGCGACAGTCTAGAGGAACGGGTACAGGTGGCTCGTCTCCAGGGCGATCGCTACCTGGTGGCACCGGCTACCCCCAGCCAAATTTTTGATACCTTAAGCCACCTCTTGCCGGAAACCCAAGCGCCTGAGGCACGGGTGATGGTAGTCGACAACGACCCCGTCACTCGGGGTGCCATTACAGAACTGCTCACTCCCTGGGGTTTACAGGTGACTGAGCTGGGCGACTCCAGCCAGTTTTGGGAGATGCTGCGCCAGGTGCAGCCTGACTTGCTGCTGCTGGCTTTAGAAATGCCCACCTTTAGCGGCATTGACCTGTGCCAGGTGGTGCGCCAAGACTCGCGGTTTGGCAACCTGCCCATTCTGACGGTGGCAGCCCATCCTGACACTGTGACCGTGCGCCAGGTGTTTGAAATGGGGGCCGATGACCTAATCGGTAAGCCCATCGTGGGGCCAGAGCTGGTAACGCGGGTGCTGAGCCGGATTGAGCGATCGCGACTGCGTCAGCAAATTGAGCAAATGCGCCATCGCCAAGCCCTCTACTGGAATCAGCAAGAGACCACCGACCCCCTCACTCAAGTGGCCAACGGCCTACACTTCGATGCCTTTTTGCAGCAGCAGTGGGAGCGTCACTGCCAGGACCAGGCTCCGATCTCGCTGATTTTGTGCAGCCCCGATAGCCTGCACACCTACTATCAGATCTACGGGCAGCAGGCGGGCGATGCTGCCCTGCGCCGCATTGCTCGCACCCTACACTGCACCATTAACCCCAACATTGATCTGGTGGCCCGCTGCGGCGACGATGAGTTTGCAATTGTGCTGCCTAACACCAACCTGGATGGGGCGCTGCGGGTGGTCGCGCGCATGCAGCAGGCCATCACCGACCTCAAAATTCCTCAGCCCACCTCTGATGAGGGCAACTACATTACCTTGAGCTTAGGCATCGGTGGCACCACCCCCACCGGTAGCCTCTCTATCGATCTGCTGCTGAAAACCGCTGACCAGGCTCTCAAGGACGCCAAAGGGCGCGGTGGCAACACCTTTTGCCTATACCCGATGTGCTGA
- a CDS encoding site-specific integrase: protein MASPAALDDAIAALNTRLKAARLGLQIERRGDRLSLRGTLPPRPDSAKTWPHQQRIPLKLPATPAGLKQIEREAKIIAAQLIERRFSWTNYLAPAAECQQETMPLTDRVAQFEAHLMAQPCADVAAMASRKTTWDKAYAPYLKKLLVQAEQQPRQPLEAAIVATLETLSPQSRSRQVACTALKAFADFQGLTLPEDFEQLAGTYGNSKAQRRLLPSDEVIVEWCDRIPNPAWRYVYGVMATYGLRNHEVFFCDYQDLLQGDPEGRITVLETTKTGLHDVWPFYPEWIERFDLRQGALPPINTDLAHTTLQRIGQQVAIQFRRYGVPFSPYDLRHAWAVRTIHFGLPDTVAARMMGHSVAIHNRTYHRWITHRDQRTAVQAALQRGTWQPPL, encoded by the coding sequence ATGGCTTCCCCCGCCGCTTTAGATGACGCGATCGCAGCGCTCAATACCCGCCTCAAAGCCGCCCGCCTGGGGCTCCAGATCGAGCGCCGGGGCGATCGCCTCAGCCTGCGAGGCACCCTCCCGCCTCGCCCCGACAGCGCCAAAACTTGGCCCCATCAGCAGCGCATTCCCCTCAAGCTGCCCGCCACCCCCGCCGGGCTCAAGCAGATCGAGCGCGAGGCTAAAATCATTGCTGCCCAGCTAATCGAGCGCCGTTTTAGCTGGACCAATTATCTGGCTCCAGCGGCAGAGTGTCAGCAGGAGACGATGCCCCTGACTGACCGGGTTGCCCAGTTTGAGGCCCACCTGATGGCGCAACCCTGCGCTGATGTCGCCGCCATGGCCTCGCGCAAAACCACCTGGGATAAAGCCTATGCCCCCTACCTCAAAAAGCTGCTGGTGCAGGCTGAGCAGCAGCCCCGCCAGCCGCTTGAGGCGGCTATCGTAGCCACCTTAGAGACCCTATCACCCCAGTCCCGCAGCCGTCAGGTAGCCTGTACGGCCCTAAAAGCCTTTGCTGACTTTCAGGGGCTGACCCTGCCTGAGGATTTCGAGCAGCTGGCCGGTACCTACGGCAACAGTAAGGCCCAGCGACGGCTCTTACCTTCCGATGAGGTAATTGTGGAATGGTGCGATCGCATCCCCAACCCGGCCTGGCGCTATGTGTATGGGGTGATGGCCACCTATGGTTTGCGCAATCACGAAGTCTTTTTCTGTGACTACCAAGACCTCCTCCAGGGCGACCCTGAGGGTCGGATTACAGTGCTCGAAACGACCAAGACAGGTCTGCACGATGTGTGGCCCTTCTATCCAGAGTGGATCGAGCGCTTCGACCTGCGCCAGGGCGCCCTACCGCCTATCAACACCGATCTAGCTCACACTACCCTTCAGCGGATTGGTCAGCAGGTGGCGATTCAGTTTAGGCGCTATGGAGTGCCGTTCTCGCCCTATGACCTGCGCCACGCCTGGGCAGTACGCACCATTCACTTTGGCCTGCCCGACACCGTAGCGGCCCGTATGATGGGGCACTCGGTAGCGATTCACAATCGCACCTACCATCGCTGGATTACCCACCGTGACCAACGGACGGCCGTGCAGGCAGCTCTGCAGCGGGGCACCTGGCAGCCCCCTTTGTAG
- the hemH gene encoding ferrochelatase codes for MGRVGVLLLNLGGPEQPDDVRPFLFNLFADPEIIRLPFPWLQRPLAWLISSSRAKQSQANYQQIGGGSPLRRITEEQADALKQVLADKGTEANIYIGMRYWYPFTEEAVAQIKRDGVEKLVVLPLYPQFSISTSGSSFRLLERLWLEDPALQRIVYTAIPSWYERPGYSEAMADLIAQELDKLENPDQAHIFFSAHGVPVSYVEEAGDPYQREIEHCTELIMRSLNRPNPHTLAYQSRVGPVEWLQPYTEDAIEQLAQQGVKDLVVVPISFVSEHIETLQEIDIEYREIAEEAGIHGFHRVPALNTHPRFIADMADMVTEALEAPRQLFSDVVQPDKKVKIYPQERSAWGLTPVAEVWNGRLAMVGFLALLLELVSGRGPLHFVGIL; via the coding sequence ATGGGTCGTGTTGGGGTCTTATTACTAAATCTGGGGGGGCCAGAGCAGCCCGACGACGTTCGCCCCTTTTTGTTTAACCTGTTTGCCGATCCAGAAATCATTCGCTTGCCCTTCCCTTGGCTTCAGCGGCCCTTGGCCTGGTTAATTTCAAGCTCGCGCGCTAAACAGTCGCAGGCCAACTACCAGCAGATTGGCGGTGGCTCGCCCCTGCGCCGCATTACCGAAGAGCAGGCCGACGCCCTCAAGCAGGTGCTGGCCGACAAGGGCACCGAGGCCAATATCTACATCGGCATGCGCTATTGGTACCCCTTCACCGAAGAGGCCGTGGCTCAAATTAAGCGCGACGGGGTCGAAAAGCTGGTGGTGCTGCCCCTCTATCCCCAGTTTTCGATCAGCACTAGCGGCTCCAGCTTTCGTCTGCTGGAGCGGCTGTGGCTCGAAGACCCGGCTCTTCAGCGCATTGTCTACACCGCTATCCCCTCTTGGTACGAGCGCCCTGGCTATAGCGAGGCCATGGCCGACCTGATCGCCCAGGAGCTCGACAAACTCGAAAACCCCGACCAGGCCCACATTTTCTTCAGCGCCCACGGGGTGCCCGTCAGCTACGTCGAAGAAGCCGGCGATCCCTACCAGCGCGAGATCGAGCACTGCACCGAGCTGATCATGCGATCGCTCAATCGCCCCAATCCCCACACCCTGGCCTACCAGAGTCGGGTCGGGCCAGTGGAGTGGCTCCAGCCCTACACCGAAGATGCGATCGAGCAGCTCGCCCAGCAGGGTGTAAAAGACTTAGTGGTAGTTCCCATCAGCTTTGTCTCCGAGCACATTGAGACTTTGCAAGAGATCGATATTGAGTATCGCGAAATTGCCGAAGAAGCGGGTATTCACGGGTTTCACCGCGTGCCTGCCCTCAACACCCATCCCCGCTTTATTGCCGACATGGCCGACATGGTCACCGAGGCTCTAGAGGCCCCGCGCCAGCTCTTCTCCGACGTGGTGCAGCCCGACAAAAAAGTCAAAATTTACCCCCAAGAGCGATCGGCCTGGGGGCTTACCCCCGTTGCGGAGGTGTGGAATGGGCGACTGGCTATGGTGGGCTTTTTGGCTCTGCTGCTAGAGCTGGTCAGCGGGCGCGGCCCGCTGCATTTCGTGGGCATTCTCTAG
- a CDS encoding DUF4126 family protein — protein MIITELLAILSIAAATGLRLALPLLLIGLLSGPQLWSNVPLLSRLPPALVLGVLVSWSMAELMLSKSSDSQRFFQGLELILSPGVGALAGLGVARTFGLEGWIYPLIGLISALLALVIQLLQMGLFFRPRRPPLWSFFVVDGLCIVLAILAFDAPNQGGIIALLLLWLVIRTSYLWQHWPRRSRP, from the coding sequence GTGATTATTACAGAATTACTGGCTATTTTGTCGATCGCGGCGGCGACGGGGCTGCGGCTGGCGCTGCCGCTGCTGCTTATTGGCCTGCTGTCTGGCCCCCAGCTCTGGTCTAATGTGCCCCTGCTATCACGGTTGCCCCCGGCTCTGGTATTGGGGGTGCTGGTGAGCTGGTCGATGGCTGAGCTGATGCTGTCGAAGAGCAGTGACAGCCAGCGATTTTTTCAGGGTTTAGAGCTGATATTGAGCCCTGGTGTCGGCGCTTTGGCAGGGCTAGGGGTAGCTCGAACCTTTGGCCTAGAAGGCTGGATCTACCCCCTAATTGGCCTGATCAGCGCCCTGTTAGCCTTGGTGATTCAGCTGTTGCAGATGGGTCTCTTTTTTCGGCCTCGTCGCCCACCCCTTTGGAGCTTTTTTGTAGTTGACGGGCTGTGCATAGTGCTCGCCATATTGGCCTTTGATGCCCCCAATCAGGGGGGCATTATTGCGCTGCTACTGCTGTGGCTGGTGATTCGCACCTCGTACCTGTGGCAGCATTGGCCGCGGCGATCGCGGCCCTAG
- the hrcA gene encoding heat-inducible transcriptional repressor HrcA has product MDPAPPLSARHEQVLQATIRHYIATAEPVGSRALAQEYNLRVSPATVRNTMGLLEKYGLLYQPHTSSGRVPSDFGYRLYVDRLMSPSARVGRRVDAALSEELHWMGRSLESLLKEATQILAQISGYLALVTVPQANTVLIRHIQLVVVDGGQVLMVVVLDSLATQSVVVQLPAVLGSATSGAAGEPGRRDLEILSNFLTHHLRGRPLADVTTLNWGDLDAEFEHYGVLLCQALGDLALRSQAAETPQLVISGLAEVLRQPEFSDAQRIQSIVRLLEEDQSQLWPLFFATPPVATQTLKGVDVKVWIGAENPLEPMQGCALVVSNYTRHDTSVGSVGVLGPTRMVYENAVAVVKAAADYLSTALSE; this is encoded by the coding sequence ATGGACCCTGCCCCTCCCCTGAGTGCTCGCCATGAGCAGGTGCTTCAGGCCACCATTCGTCACTACATTGCCACAGCAGAGCCAGTTGGGTCACGGGCCTTAGCCCAGGAATATAACCTACGGGTTAGTCCAGCTACGGTGCGCAACACCATGGGCTTGCTCGAGAAATATGGGCTGCTCTATCAACCCCATACCTCGTCAGGGCGAGTGCCCTCTGATTTTGGTTATCGACTTTACGTAGATCGGCTGATGTCGCCGTCGGCTCGGGTGGGTCGCCGAGTTGATGCGGCGTTGTCAGAAGAGCTGCACTGGATGGGCCGTAGCCTGGAGTCGCTGCTAAAGGAGGCGACTCAGATTTTGGCCCAGATCAGTGGCTACCTGGCCTTGGTAACCGTGCCCCAAGCCAATACCGTACTCATTCGCCACATTCAGCTGGTAGTGGTAGATGGGGGGCAGGTGCTGATGGTGGTGGTGCTCGACTCGTTGGCGACCCAGTCGGTGGTAGTGCAGTTGCCAGCAGTGTTGGGTTCGGCTACATCGGGGGCAGCCGGAGAACCCGGTCGCCGGGATCTAGAAATTTTGTCTAACTTTTTAACTCACCACCTGCGGGGTCGGCCCCTGGCAGATGTAACTACCCTCAACTGGGGCGATCTCGACGCCGAATTTGAGCATTACGGAGTGCTGTTATGCCAGGCACTGGGGGATTTAGCCCTGCGATCGCAGGCCGCCGAAACCCCTCAACTGGTGATCAGCGGCCTGGCTGAGGTGCTGCGCCAGCCCGAGTTCTCCGATGCCCAGCGCATTCAGTCGATCGTGCGTCTGCTAGAAGAAGATCAGTCGCAGCTGTGGCCGTTGTTTTTTGCCACCCCGCCCGTGGCAACTCAGACGCTAAAGGGCGTAGACGTTAAAGTGTGGATTGGCGCTGAAAATCCTTTAGAGCCCATGCAGGGCTGTGCCCTGGTAGTGTCTAACTACACCCGACACGATACCTCTGTTGGCAGTGTGGGGGTATTAGGACCAACCCGTATGGTGTACGAAAATGCGGTGGCGGTGGTTAAAGCGGCGGCCGACTACCTATCTACTGCCCTGAGCGAATAG
- a CDS encoding 2Fe-2S iron-sulfur cluster-binding protein yields the protein MAKTVRLEPIAQETSVETNGNLLSVLLNKDLDVLKECGGRGMCATCHIYVQSGMEALTPINRREQRTLEVITSCKPNSRLACQARVVNNGVIVELPPGMYVNSLQDIEALIGRRADQDLLHPITGEVLVEQGKLITRSTMAQLESTASFKVGEFFSQSTDL from the coding sequence ATGGCCAAAACTGTTCGCCTAGAGCCTATTGCCCAAGAAACCTCCGTTGAAACCAACGGCAACCTGCTTTCGGTCCTTCTAAACAAAGATTTAGATGTACTCAAGGAGTGCGGCGGCCGAGGTATGTGCGCTACTTGCCATATCTACGTGCAGTCGGGTATGGAGGCACTGACTCCGATCAACCGCCGTGAGCAGCGCACCCTGGAGGTAATTACCTCTTGCAAGCCCAATTCGCGGTTGGCCTGCCAAGCCCGAGTAGTGAACAACGGCGTCATCGTCGAGCTACCACCGGGGATGTACGTCAATTCTCTCCAGGACATTGAGGCTCTAATTGGTCGCCGGGCAGACCAAGATCTGCTGCACCCCATTACCGGTGAGGTGCTGGTGGAGCAGGGCAAGCTGATTACGCGATCGACGATGGCTCAGCTCGAGAGCACTGCTAGCTTTAAGGTGGGTGAATTCTTTAGCCAGAGCACAGACCTGTAG
- a CDS encoding LysR family transcriptional regulator translates to MSDLPFTLDQLRILKAIAAEGSFKRAADSLYVSQPAVSLQVQNLERQLDVPLFDRGGRRAQLTEAGHLLLSYGDRILSLCQETCRAIEDLQNLQGGTLIIGASQTTGTYLLPRMIGLFRQKYADVAVQLHVHSTRRTAWSVANGQVDLAIIGGELPPELQDSLERVPYAEDELALIMPMYHPLASQAVIQREDLYKLHFIALDSQSTIRKVIDQVLTRCGIETRRLKIEMELNSIEAIKTAVQSGLGVAFVSNSAIEKELQMGVLHRAKIDSVVVNRTLSVIFNPNRYRSKAAAAFTAEILPQFTNLPLNFKPIGAEKNGADKNGTKPTAPPPEPLNLSP, encoded by the coding sequence ATGTCTGACCTTCCCTTTACCCTCGATCAGCTGCGTATTCTCAAAGCTATTGCAGCGGAGGGCAGCTTCAAACGAGCGGCAGACAGCCTATACGTGTCTCAGCCAGCAGTCAGTCTTCAGGTGCAAAACCTAGAGCGCCAGCTAGATGTGCCGCTGTTTGACCGGGGTGGGCGACGGGCACAGCTCACCGAGGCAGGGCATTTGCTGCTGAGCTACGGCGATCGCATTCTTAGCTTGTGTCAAGAGACCTGCCGCGCCATTGAGGATCTGCAAAACTTGCAGGGGGGCACCTTGATTATCGGCGCCAGCCAAACCACTGGCACTTACTTGTTACCCCGGATGATTGGCCTGTTTCGCCAAAAATATGCCGATGTGGCGGTGCAGCTGCATGTGCACTCCACCCGCCGTACCGCTTGGAGTGTGGCCAATGGCCAGGTTGACCTAGCAATCATCGGTGGCGAACTGCCTCCCGAACTACAGGACTCTTTAGAAAGAGTGCCCTACGCCGAGGATGAACTCGCACTGATCATGCCGATGTATCATCCGCTGGCCAGTCAAGCGGTAATTCAGCGGGAAGACCTCTACAAGCTGCACTTCATCGCCCTTGATTCGCAGTCGACCATTCGCAAGGTGATCGACCAAGTCCTGACCCGCTGCGGCATCGAAACTCGCCGGCTCAAAATTGAGATGGAGCTCAACTCCATTGAGGCGATTAAAACCGCTGTGCAGTCAGGGTTGGGAGTGGCTTTTGTGTCTAACTCAGCGATCGAGAAAGAGTTGCAGATGGGGGTACTGCATCGGGCTAAGATCGATTCAGTGGTTGTCAACCGCACCCTGTCAGTCATCTTTAACCCGAACCGTTATCGATCTAAGGCCGCCGCCGCTTTTACCGCTGAGATTTTGCCTCAGTTCACCAATCTACCTTTGAACTTCAAGCCCATAGGTGCGGAGAAAAACGGGGCTGACAAGAACGGCACTAAGCCTACCGCTCCACCGCCAGAGCCCCTTAACCTCAGCCCTTAA
- a CDS encoding Crp/Fnr family transcriptional regulator, which produces MQSSPRSDNARPFLTWQRITDWAHAHYRARTFNKDERIPARSGLLYLVERGSVRLVGSAQGTELASELAGPELDESSDDVAADGLAVGLSEEAFLGFVGAGQPFEIVAQSPFLLQSFAHVDQTTVIWLYWSDLDNWPHFRREVLDAFRYQHQRKLLWLSTLGQRRTIDRLLGFLTLLIEEFGEPYEAGYYLPWSLTHAQIGSAIGSTRVTVTRLMGKLRQRKLIHIHKDGLIAIPGDPAAVREA; this is translated from the coding sequence ATGCAATCATCCCCTCGCTCCGACAATGCCCGACCGTTCTTGACCTGGCAGCGCATTACCGACTGGGCCCATGCCCACTATAGGGCCAGAACCTTTAATAAAGACGAGCGCATCCCTGCCCGCTCTGGGTTGCTGTACCTGGTTGAGCGGGGCTCTGTGCGCCTAGTGGGCAGCGCCCAGGGTACTGAGCTAGCTTCGGAGTTGGCTGGCCCAGAGTTAGATGAATCCAGCGATGACGTCGCCGCCGACGGGTTAGCGGTTGGGCTGAGTGAAGAGGCATTTTTAGGATTTGTCGGGGCCGGTCAGCCCTTTGAAATTGTGGCTCAGTCGCCCTTCTTGCTGCAGAGCTTTGCCCACGTCGATCAGACCACCGTGATCTGGTTGTACTGGAGCGATCTCGACAATTGGCCCCACTTTCGGCGCGAGGTGCTCGATGCCTTTCGGTACCAGCACCAGCGCAAACTGCTGTGGCTGAGCACCCTAGGCCAGCGGCGCACTATTGATCGCCTGCTCGGCTTTCTCACCCTGCTGATCGAAGAATTTGGCGAGCCCTATGAGGCTGGCTACTACCTGCCCTGGTCCCTGACCCATGCCCAGATTGGCAGCGCCATTGGTTCCACGCGGGTGACGGTGACCCGTCTGATGGGCAAACTGCGCCAGCGCAAGCTGATTCACATTCACAAAGATGGTTTGATTGCGATTCCGGGCGACCCAGCAGCAGTCCGGGAGGCGTAG
- a CDS encoding alpha/beta fold hydrolase, producing the protein MATTTVFGVPHYYQLTNEGDAPPLVFIHGWLLSHRYWQPLIDGLSTDHPCLAYDLRGFGESRRGLEHHSPGIPDAAQRWGASPSPYGLGAYARDLAALLEQLNLGPVWLVGHSLGGSVALWMAHCYPQLVQGVVCLNAGGGLYLDREFQQFRQAGQYIVSWRRPWLGRLPLLPLLLTRMMVHQPLNYRWGRDRCLDLLQADPAAALGTLLESTTEAEVHLLPRLVATLKQPVYFIAGRQDQVMNLRYVHHLAGYLQGVHPGELPVIEIENCGHLAMLEQPQMVAQALRSILKTHCFSPKRAEHNGEKDFQFCQG; encoded by the coding sequence ATGGCCACTACCACAGTCTTTGGTGTACCCCACTACTACCAGCTCACCAACGAGGGTGACGCCCCGCCTCTAGTTTTTATTCACGGCTGGTTGCTCAGCCATCGGTATTGGCAGCCGCTGATTGACGGGCTGAGTACCGATCACCCTTGCCTGGCCTACGACCTGCGAGGATTTGGCGAATCTCGCCGCGGCCTTGAGCACCACAGTCCAGGCATTCCTGACGCTGCCCAACGCTGGGGAGCTTCGCCATCGCCCTACGGTTTGGGGGCCTATGCCCGTGATTTAGCGGCGCTGCTAGAGCAGCTCAACCTGGGTCCGGTGTGGCTAGTGGGCCATTCTCTTGGGGGCAGCGTGGCGCTGTGGATGGCCCACTGCTACCCACAGCTGGTGCAGGGAGTGGTTTGCCTGAATGCGGGCGGTGGCCTTTATCTAGACCGAGAGTTTCAACAGTTTCGCCAGGCGGGGCAGTACATCGTGAGCTGGCGACGGCCTTGGTTGGGTCGATTGCCGCTGCTGCCGCTGTTGCTCACTCGCATGATGGTGCACCAGCCGTTGAACTACCGCTGGGGTCGCGATCGCTGCCTCGATCTGCTTCAGGCAGACCCCGCCGCGGCCCTGGGCACCCTGCTAGAATCAACCACCGAAGCCGAAGTGCATCTGCTGCCCCGGCTGGTGGCTACGCTCAAGCAGCCGGTATACTTTATCGCGGGTCGCCAAGACCAGGTGATGAATCTGCGCTACGTGCACCATTTAGCAGGCTATCTCCAAGGTGTCCACCCAGGAGAACTTCCGGTGATTGAGATTGAAAACTGCGGCCATTTGGCTATGCTAGAACAGCCTCAGATGGTCGCCCAAGCACTGCGAAGTATTCTCAAAACCCACTGTTTCAGTCCCAAAAGAGCTGAGCACAATGGGGAAAAAGATTTTCAATTTTGTCAGGGCTAG
- a CDS encoding GNAT family N-acetyltransferase — translation MGFWKSLFVGSDGAASGETKSAGSVLEALPEQGEGSTIVFSTDRDLDLYELEELCNAVGWARRPIRKVKKAIQHSYLVVTMWEQRGARRRLVGFSRATSDHAFNATIWDVVVHPDFQGRGLGKELMRQLIKKLRSEDISNVTLFADPQVVEFYKGLGFMPDPEGIKGMFWYPD, via the coding sequence ATGGGTTTTTGGAAAAGTCTTTTTGTCGGATCTGATGGCGCTGCGTCCGGAGAAACCAAGTCGGCAGGTAGCGTCTTAGAAGCTCTGCCTGAGCAGGGTGAAGGGTCAACCATTGTGTTTAGCACCGATCGCGACCTCGACCTCTACGAACTCGAAGAGTTATGTAACGCCGTGGGTTGGGCCCGCCGTCCTATTCGCAAAGTTAAAAAAGCCATTCAGCACAGCTATCTAGTTGTCACCATGTGGGAGCAGCGCGGCGCCCGCCGCCGCCTAGTCGGATTTTCTCGCGCTACCTCCGACCACGCCTTTAACGCCACGATCTGGGATGTAGTTGTGCATCCTGACTTTCAGGGGCGTGGTTTAGGCAAAGAGCTCATGCGCCAGTTGATCAAAAAATTGCGCAGCGAAGACATCAGTAACGTAACGTTATTTGCTGACCCACAAGTGGTTGAGTTTTATAAGGGCCTAGGTTTTATGCCCGATCCAGAAGGCATTAAGGGCATGTTTTGGTACCCAGATTAG
- a CDS encoding DUF4332 domain-containing protein, protein MASPAYPLEQLPGLSATHAQGMAQLGLTSTDQLRRYGATVDHRQTLAKKMQVPLRYVTKWVILAELARVPAVGCEFNGLLLHAGIISVAQLSEATAQGLYTRLRRLHVATLQRNDLCPTPDQVSLWIQQAKALARSA, encoded by the coding sequence ATGGCTAGCCCAGCCTATCCCCTTGAGCAACTGCCTGGTTTGAGCGCCACCCATGCCCAAGGGATGGCGCAGCTAGGCTTAACCAGCACCGACCAACTCCGTCGCTATGGCGCCACAGTAGACCATCGCCAAACCTTGGCTAAGAAGATGCAGGTGCCCCTACGCTACGTCACTAAATGGGTTATTTTGGCAGAACTGGCTCGGGTGCCAGCTGTGGGTTGCGAGTTTAACGGGCTGCTGCTGCACGCTGGCATTATCTCGGTGGCGCAGCTGTCTGAGGCCACGGCCCAAGGGCTTTACACCCGATTGCGTCGGCTGCATGTGGCTACTCTGCAGCGCAACGACCTGTGCCCCACCCCTGACCAGGTCAGCCTCTGGATTCAACAGGCCAAGGCCCTGGCGCGTTCAGCCTAA